In Ascaphus truei isolate aAscTru1 chromosome 7, aAscTru1.hap1, whole genome shotgun sequence, one genomic interval encodes:
- the B3GNT8 gene encoding UDP-GlcNAc:betaGal beta-1,3-N-acetylglucosaminyltransferase 8, whose product MVRCPKFAIFVSALITLLALKIYMESTYEVPLLSDPLSSPINPPSDPLKLLEPLRARKDLSLLALHDLAQRLRGAVAESDAYWNQEELQLLSTGDPRAWTCGASGPPLKDPAAFPDLLQRFLLHGGCRNHRLLIDQPDKCPTNRTYLLLAVKSSPQNFAQRQAVRDSWGAERDYAGLPVRLVFLLGTAQGPDLSALLHYEGSRSRDILQWDFQDTFFNLTLKDQLFLGWARLRCPGASFVFKGDDDVFARTPAILRYLSSLSLRQSHALYMGHVVMSATPFRDPRSKYYIPPSYYTGSYPPYAGGGGYVFSGSLTPWLYLVSHFVVPFPIDDVYTGMCFMALGVRPRGHPGFQTFEAPGKDTQSGCSSHSLLLVHRKTPQQILRLWGELRDPTSQC is encoded by the coding sequence ATGGTGCGATGCCCCAAGTTTGCCATCTTCGTCAGTGCTCTGATCACTCTTCTAGCCCTCAAGATTTACATGGAGTCGACTTACGAAGTCCCCCTCCTCTCCGATCCTCTCTCTAGCCCCATCAACCCACCCAGCGACCCCCTTAAATTGCTTGAACCCCTGCGGGCCCGGAAAGATCTGTCCCTGCTTGCTCTCCATGACCTGGCGCAGAGACTGCGTGGAGCTGTCGCTGAATCCGACGCTTATTGGAACCAGGAGGAACTGCAGTTGTTGTCCACCGGGGACCCGAGGGCCTGGACTTGTGGGGCATCAGGACCGCCATTAAAAGATCCTGCGGCTTTCCCTGATCTACTGCAGCGGTTTCTGCTACATGGGGGCTGCAGGAATCACCGGCTCCTAATCGATCAGCCGGATAAGTGCCCCACAAACAGGACATACCTACTCCTGGCAGTCAAGTCGTCCCCGCAGAACTTTGCCCAGCGTCAGGCGGTGAGAGACAGCTGGGGGGCGGAGCGAGATTACGCTGGGCTCCCAGTGCGGCTGGTATTCCTTTTGGGCACAGCCCAGGGCCCCGACCTCTCTGCCCTCCTGCACTATGAGGGGAGCCGCTCCCGTGACATTCTGCAGTGGGATTTCCAGGATACCTTCTTCAACCTGACGCTGAAGGACCAGCTCTTCCTGGGGTGGGCGAGGCTCCGCTGCCCAGGTGCCAGCTTTGTCTTTAAAGGTGATGATGACGTTTTTGCCCGCACGCCTGCCATTCTGCGCTACCTCTCCTCGCTGAGCTTGAGACAGTCACATGCTCTCTACATGGGGCATGTGGTGATGTCTGCCACTCCCTTCAGAGACCCCCGCAGCAAATACTACATACCCCCTTCTTATTACACAGGATCATACCCTCCctatgctgggggtggggggtatgtgTTTTCGGGCTCCCTCACCCCATGGCTCTACCTGGTGTCCCATTTCGTAGTTCCTTTCCCCATTGATGATGTGTACACcgggatgtgttttatggcactGGGGGTGCGGCCCAGAGGGCACCCGGGATTTCAGACATTTGAGGCACCTGGAAAAGATACGCAGAGCGGGTGTTCCAGCCATAGCCTTCTACTGGTTCATAGAAAGACCCCACAGCAGATACTAAGGCTGTGGGGGGAACTGAGGGACCCCACTTCACAGTGTTAA